In Helianthus annuus cultivar XRQ/B chromosome 9, HanXRQr2.0-SUNRISE, whole genome shotgun sequence, the following are encoded in one genomic region:
- the LOC110875413 gene encoding uncharacterized mitochondrial protein AtMg00810-like — translation MKAVKHILRYLKGKPKLGLWYPTDSDLTFVAYTDSNFGGCKSTRKSTICGCQFLGGRIVSWQCKKQSCMSTSTSEVEYIDAGSCCSQCAEKKLIELHRVDTLDNLADLYTKDFDTARFEHLVELNGMKNPE, via the exons atgaaagcggTGAAGCatattcttcgttacttgaaggggaaacctaaacttgggctATGGTATCCAACTGATAGTGATTTaacgtttgttgcttacactgattcaaactttggaggatgcaagtctaCCAGAAAGTCTACCATATGTGGTTGTCAATTCTTGGGAGGGAGgattgtgtcttggcaatgcaagaagcaatcttgtATGTCTACCTCTACGTCTGAAGTTGAATACATTGATGCgggtagctgttgctctcag TGTGCTGAAAAGAAACTAATTGAACTTCATCGAGTCGACACActagataacctggcagatctttacaCTAAAGATTTTGACACGGCTCgttttgaacatttagtcgaactcaacgggatgaagAATCCTGAATAA